The nucleotide window TAATTTGTATTCATCCTTGAAAAGTGCAACAAAGCTGCGGAAGAACAAGGTATAAATTTGATGTACATACTTATGAATTTCAGTATATGATAATAATAATAGAAGTAATATAATAGCATCATTTCCCTAAAGAGCTCCTTAATTTCTCAGCTAGTAACTCTTCATAGTTTTGAATGGTTTACTATTAGCATCTAGCATCCTGTCATTCTCAGTTCCCACTAGCTTATTAGGTCCCAATGACAGAGGCTAGGGACAAGTATCCACATTCTTGCAATCATATCTATTAATCATATTGTTCTAAAAGAATATCGTGAGAAACATGAAAAGTCCATTTGCAATAGAAGAATCACAATTAGCCAACAAATACTCCCTCTTGTTCCAAGCATAAGTTGTTTAGGACATCGACATAGTCTCCAATATGGCACTAGGATTTGCAACTTATGTAAAAGTATACTATTTTAAATAGGGGGAGTTATATACCATGAAAGCCTATGACGAATCTAGTAACAGTAACCATGTGTTGTCAAATTACGTCACTTTCTATACACTGATGGCTCAAGTTAAAGAGGTCGGACCCAATTAAAATCCTAAAATGACCCACATTTGGAATTGGAGAAAGTAATTAACAAGCTTGCACAATGCACATGGCATATAAATATAAGGTTCATGTTTGTATTGGATGATGCGATAGGAATTTGGAGGAATGTACGTGCTCCTACAAGATTTACTGTGCTCCACTCCAAACAACCCATTCAAGATCTGTGGAGATGGATATGATGTGAGTTCAGTTTTATCAATCAATATGAAGCTGAATGCGTTATGTGTGGTCCGTTTCTTCAATTAAGCCATAACGAAAGGTTGGAAATCGTGACACTACACAATGTTATGGAAAGCAACATATTCAAGTTTGCGGGTTGATGAAAGCATCGCTGTAAGCTTATCAGAACAGGTCTTAAAAGAAGTTTCAGCATTTCTCCCCCAAAGCCATATAGTATAACCAAAAGAGACCTGAAATACAATTACCTCTGAAGCAACTCTTTGGTGTCTTGTCCACCGAACTTCTGAAACCTACTTCCCACACTCTTCTCAAATGCGCTGCGAACCGAGCGAATACTCAGCCTCCCATAAACAATCTGCAGCCTGACCGTCATCCGTATGTCACGCTCTAGCGTATCGTTGATCAACTCAGCATTTTCCTCCAGTTCCGAGGCGGAGAACTTACTGTACTTCTCCTTCAGCTGCTGTTTCAAATCGTTGCCATCCGCATACACGCCTACATAAAGCGACATTTCAAAATCTCCTCTTTATAGCGCTTTTCTGACGATGGAGAGATCCAATATGTCGTTTTTAGCGGAAATACAGAATACCGAATGCGTAGACGTCGATGGACTTGAGCCCGAGGACGCTGGTCTTCCGGAGGCCTACGCCGAGTAGGCGGCGCCCAGCGGCGGCCTCGGTGGGGAATGTCGCGCCGGTCCGGGGTTCGACGGAGCCGGGGGCCGCCCCGTCGGCCAGGGAGAGGGAGGCCCAAAGAGGGGCAGGGTGCGGACTTGGGCGGCCTGCGG belongs to Miscanthus floridulus cultivar M001 chromosome 4, ASM1932011v1, whole genome shotgun sequence and includes:
- the LOC136552576 gene encoding fatty-acid-binding protein 1-like: MNGITSPLPPRATRAALPHRVLRPPHGRTSSSPPPLRLSSLRPAAMVSLRFPTAAIPRLPPTQAPNGVAIATTVAAAAAAAAAAATSLTLTAKSAGRPSPHPAPLWASLSLADGAAPGSVEPRTGATFPTEAAAGRRLLGVGLRKTSVLGLKSIDVYAFGVYADGNDLKQQLKEKYSKFSASELEENAELINDTLERDIRMTVRLQIVYGRLSIRSVRSAFEKSVGSRFQKFGGQDTKELLQSFVALFKDEYKLPKGSVIELSRESNHVLKICIEGEEVGSIESKLLCQSLLDLYIGDDPFDKNAKDDIHENIASILKS